The Corythoichthys intestinalis isolate RoL2023-P3 chromosome 19, ASM3026506v1, whole genome shotgun sequence nucleotide sequence GTTATGCTCTTCGCGGATGGCAGTCACGTGCGGGAGGAAAGCCAGGTATCCCACCGGAACGTGAGAGATGACCATAACCTGTTCGACGGATCATGATGTTGATAACACGCCCTGATGATGATTAATGATGAAGTTGGACCTTCTCTATGTTAGCGTCCGCCTTCTTTAGCGTGTCTTCCAACCACTCGAATTGTCCCGCCGGATCGCTCATGTTGGCGGTGGCTTTGTCGGGACCGTAGTAGAGGATGCTGTTCACGCTTATTACTCGAAGGCCTGCACCAACCAGCTGGGTGTAGAAGCCTCCTGTGGACATCAGTAAAAACAATATTGCTGTGACGAAACTCAGCTGAATGATCtaaaaagactgaaaaaaaaatacacataggCAACCTTGTGAGAGGGTTTTCAATGCGTCGTCCTCCAACCAAGGTTTCCACAGACGGGCGGCAGCCTTGTAGATGTCATTGGTGGATGTCGGCATTTGATCCTGATGACATGTACATACAGCtgcatttaaaattttataCCAATTACAGGGTTTCCCCCGAAAATTTGCACAGTATGGTGGAAGTGAAAACCACAAATTTTGACAGCAATTTTGAAATCAATACAATAAgccactaccgtaattttcagactataagccgttactttttccccctcattttgaatcctgcggctgatagtccagtgcgacttatttgtttatttatttgggttaatgggtaacactttatttgaaagcggtgtcataaggctgtcataagaccgtcataaatatgacatgacactatcatgggcataactgaatgcatatgacagatgtcctcaagtgtcatctggcaaattatatcactgaGCTTGGATCtttaacatccattcaaaagttagatcatttgccggatagcactagatgacatctgttataagcattcattaatgctcatgacagtgtcatgtcatcattatgattgtctaatgacagtcttatggcgatgCTCTcgaataaagttttaccaaataccataactagcaatggaTGAAACAACTGCAACAGTAACGTAAATAactagcacagaacattaattttgatttatATTTACATCTGTCGcgttgcaatgcatgttaggaggcatgttggacaacaacagtgttgacagtaggtgtcagcagaggttgactgtctccccaatgGGAGCAGTGACGGAAAAAtgcagcttcttgaagcaatgaattgtggttgaatgaatgaattcaattcaaatgaattcatggtggttcatttggtctcatgacatctgttataaccattcaataatgcttatgacagtatcacgtcataattatgattgtctaatgacagtcttatgacgctgctgtcaaatagtcttaccaaataccataactagcaatgaatgaaacaactgcaacagtaactgataaataattagcacagaacataaattttgatttgTATTTACATCTGTCGTGCTGCattgcatgttaggaggcatgttggacaacaacagttttgacagtaggtggcagcagaggttgactgtctccccctagGGAGCAGTGACGGCAAAATGAAGCttgttgaagcaatgaagctttgcagccaattggttcaaagcttcatggtggttcatttggtctcatgacatctgttataagcattcaataatgctcatgatattgtcatgacataattatgattgtctaatgacagtcttatggcgctgctgtcaaataaagtcttaccaaataccataactagcaatgaatgaaacaactgcaacagtaactgataaataattagcacagaacatgaattttgatttgtattTACATCTGtcatgctgcaatgcatgttaggaggcatgttggacgaaaacagtgttgacagtaggtggcagcagaggtggaccgtctcccctaagggagccgtgatggacaaatgaagcttcttgaagcaatgaagctttgcagccaattggttcaaagcgtcatggcggttcatttggtctcatgacagtcgtaaaatgccgctgtcaagtaaagtgttaccggttcatatcttttggtgtaaatatcccataatacaattaggacggctgcggcttatagtcctgtgcggcttatctatgaacaaatgtcgttttcgtgtcaaatttggtgggtggcggcataTAGTCACATGCatgagtccgaaaattacgataaTTAATAATACTTAAATGTGGACTCTTAGAAAATGGCACAGTTttagcaaacaaacaaatacaatgCAATTTCAGTGCAATGGCAGAGAGTCGTGTCAGGTTTCTTCACATATTGACCACAAGATTTCACTATTGCACTTTCTTAAAATATGTATACTTTTTCTGTAGCATTGATTTAACCTGCCAGGTGGGCAGAAAAAGCCTTGTGGCCCGCGAGGTTTATAAATCACTGGGGGTAACacaggatttttttgtttttgtgcttAAATCGCGTTATTTCCTGGTATAATTACAAAAATAATCTGCTCGTTTCTTCACGGCCTTGAGAAATTAGGGAATAGTTCCTGTTTTTCAAatgagaaatatatatattatttttttattcctagtttattttatttaaaatatttttttaaacaaatatcgTAGATAAAAAGATatttatagatatatatataggaaaataATTGTAACGAtattaaatagatttttttaaaatgaaaatatatttagtgGGTATTTTTTCTTCCTTgttttattcaaaatatttttaaaataaacattaaatttacatttttaaataaaaaatatttactgttttgattttttaaattaaacatagatttaataaataaattaaaatttgaaaaaaagaaaaaaaaaacagaacattaGAATTTAAACCCTACGTTTTGGCTACCTGCGGCCAGTAGTCATGATTTCCCACAGCGGGAAAGACGGTGATGTTTGGGAAGTATTTCAAGATGCTTTGAGTCATATTGCTCATCACTTGGATCACCATTGATGTGGAAAGTTCATCCACTGGAACGTGAGGAGGACTATCTCTGCGGTagtcaagcaaaataaatcatgaatacacacaaaaaaataaaaataaaaaaagcagtTCGATGGTACCCGGTCCAAATGATGAAGTCGTCGGGTTGTACGAGCGTGCTCATGTGCTCGAAGGCTGACTGGATGAGACTGTACGGCGAGTCGCACAGGAAATCCCCAAACGGACCGGCACGTGAGGTGGGCTCCCCTTTGGAGGAAAAACATACTTTGGTGGGGTCCGGTGCCAGGTGGTAGGTGGGGTCCAAATGAAGGTCAGTGATGTGCCAGAACCTTCCTGGCAAAAGAATACTTCACAATAAAGGTTACATAATAAAAGACAAAGCACTCTAATAGGACATTTTAACTCTTTATAGGTCAGTCAGTTGGCACTTTTCATGGTCTAcatgttattacattatacTACAGATGTCCTGACTAGTCGCCGTAGTTGACGTCATCAATGACGTAAATCcgccgacgagcacaacatcccgtcgacggttaatgaagggttaaaaaaatatatgtgtggaaagttcagaatgtcggacgctcggtatgcaagcgggaaagcggcacaaagccaaaaaagcgcaccagtgtccaaaacattgacttatttcaaagaaaagaaggagggtacactgctgTGTcccgtctcttcaatgccaagcttgcctgcacgtcggccgtgaatgaacacctacgctgtcacccagttgtaattttcgaagacgacaggtgtaagtccatctaactaactaacgacatgttttattgaagttgctaagcctgacgcgatatgcaatgagtccatttagcgcacgctaaataaaaatgagggcggtaattttcacagctGCGCGTGCATGCATACTTTGGTGcgggcgtgctgatggcatatgagactccagttcctttctctcatcaacacactgtagaattaaagttcagacatacaaaataagaaaacacatctatattaaacactgtaaacgttagcattgctacattgagatgaatggggaaaaaatgcaacctactttagcctgctataaaacattggcagtcttctccaaaacgcaaacttgcggttaaaaggtgacattacaaacatgaaaaatcgcctgctttgcaaacgaaaaaaaaaaaaatctattactgacaccacatgcaatgacaaaaagttcttttttttgcggagtgtaaagtttAAGTTAGGTGTTTAGCGAATGtatttccggtgaacatttcaaaataaaagcatgtaatgttcgtcatataaataactatttctggagttaatcccacatacttcagaattgagattctacactaagaatagctctaaaatgacaccctttatgaaaaatctgattaaaggcgaagtcagtgttctgaatctgtttacattccattcttttgcactagtaaatgctatcaatatttgaactcattgtttatttgtgatatattattgttatttacttacgtgtttatttgtactttaaaaaaagaattaaagtgttccaaaatgttttggtgaattgataagcgtcaacaaaaattttcattgctaaattagtaaaaaaaaaaaaaaaaattacaaaaaaattattagattagtcgactaatcgtaaaaatagtcagctgactaatcgggagaaaattagtcgtttgggacagccctacattatacattctacaacatctttcacataaaagatgtttatattaactgattgaattgaactgagtttcattttacaaaaaaacaacaacggtAAACAAACTAACTTTCAAATGCAGTGAGAAAAAAAGCAGCAGGGTCGAGAACCAaatgtggtatttgccatgtggcattttatttgccatgtggcaaaatggattttgccatgtggcaaaactgattttggcaTGTTTTAAATTGCCAACGTCACAATTACATAACTCACTTACATCTCTTATTAAATTTATTGAAAAGGTTTGGCATAATATTATTAATTACAGGTTGTCCACTAGCTTCCCTTGTTTAGAATCACGAGTATGTTATTACaacaaacaattattttttttaaaataagaaaaccaaCTACCTGAGAAACATGACTATTTCAAAGTTTTATTGACTGCTACACGTCTTTGGTACAATTAGTCGTATGTGAATTCAACTAAACTGCATTTATTAGCTTTTTAAATATGATTTGGGAGAGTGGAGCTGCACGTATTTGCATATCAGCCTTGACATTGGCATCAAAGTTCTACAGTTCCAGCGGAAACTTCTCCTCCGGGAAGGTCTCAAAACTCACCTGCGTTCCCAGGTTCAGCTCCTCTTCTTGGGGGAGCCGCCTTCAGCTGTCCCGCGGCGCACAAAAGTAGAAAAAAACAGGCGAGCGGCGCCTTCATGTCGATAAAAGGTGAGAATATAAGAGGACGCTGAAGTGTTGACTTGTGTTTGTTGACAAGACGAATCCCGGAAGTTTGGACTGGTCAGCCTGTCACGTGACTTGGTGTTATTTAAAGAAAGAGGCGCGGCTTCAACTGATTGGCGGGCAACTACTTGTCACGTGACTTCCAAAACTCTCGCCCTGAACTGGTTCAACCGGTTTACTGTACAGTATTTCTTTCAAAATACTACTTTTAAACGTCTTTACTGTACTTAAAAGATGTTTTTTAAGAGTAAACCATTAAGAACCACTGAGCTAATAAAAATTCGATAGTTTATGAAAGCATAGTGATAAAATTAGTAAATATTAATTATTTATAATGAAACTATTACAAAACAGCCATTTGGGATCCACCCACGGTGAATAAATCATCAAAacaaatacagaaaaaaaaaaaaaagagtcttGAAATTTCTCCTTTGCTTTATTTCACAAATTTGCAAAGACAATCAAATCAGTGTGTCACAAATGTttccatataaaaaaaaaaaaagaattgcttttttaaaaaacaaaacaaacatgtgCAGCCTGCTTGAGGAGGACGACAGTGATGAAGATGTCTACGCCTTCTCGTAGGTGCGGACAGCGTGGATGTCCTCGAAGGTCAAGTTCTGCAGGAGACAAGTTTACTTTTACCACAATTGACTTAAGAATTTTTATTGTGAAAAACAGTACTTTTTCTCTCCAAGAGTGAGTAAGTTCTAATTATCAAGAACTAAAAATGTCAAACTTGAGTAGGTAATTTGGTCTTGGAATAGTATTATTACACCAAAAGATGGATTCAAAACTCAGAGAGCATCTTTCCacctaagcagccaaattcaaagcatatTTGGTGGAGTGGCCACTCGATCTTTTGCCCTCATGCCCCAGAACGCCATCACTCTTTCCATTCTCATCATATCACCTCCCCTGCAAATTTGAGCTAAAAAGGCTAATCAAGTTATcacaaaattcattttctgacctctgtgacctttgacatcATTACCCCAAAATGTAACCACTTCCGCTTCatattaaatatccatccttcatctaccgcttaatccggggtcgggttgcTGGGGCAGCAGCTTTCGCAGGAAAGCCCAgatttccctctccccagccacttcaaccagctcctccggcgggacctcaaggcattcccaggcagCCGAGAGACTCTCCAGTCTGTCCTGAGTCGTCCAcgaggcctcccgccggtgggagatGCCCGGAATACCTCTCCagagaggcgtccaggaggcatctgaaccagatgcccgagccacctcaactggctactCTCAACGTGGACAAGTCCCTCCcgtatgaccgagcttctcaccccatCTCTAAGGTAGAGCCTGGCCACCCTTAGGAGGAAACACatgtcggccgcttgtatccgggatcttgttctttcggtcaggacccacagctcatgaccataTGTGAGGGtaagaactagggctgcagctatcgatttttttagttgtcgattaatcgatgaactagttagttcgaataatcgagtaatcggataagtaacatgaaaaattgaaatacctgagctgaaccttaaatggtatttaaaaaaaaaaaaaaaaagaggatctatgtacaacaaaagaacaattggctaacttaagctagcggacttttgctatttaaatgctataaaatgctaacttttttttgtcaatgctcttaacaaatggttcagacacatattctcacaaaaaaaaacatgcctatgaactgaattacgaatgcattaaaaaatacattagctcaaacaaaaagcttacgttggtcttaacagggagcatttggattaagtcatgtgaaatgaggcagaccagagggcagtgtatccaccctaatcaataaaactaaatgcaaacactttcaaaataaaccataacaatgccactttaattaatcgaatactcgaatcaataaaatttaattcgaatactttttttctaaccaaatactcgagttaatcgattaatcgttgcagcactagtaagaacgtagatcgactggtaaatcgagagcttcgcttttcggctcagctccttcttcaccactatggaccggtgcagagtccgcatcactgcagacgctgcaccgatccgtctgtcgatctcccgctccctcctaccctcactcgtgaacaagaccctagatacttgaactcctccatttGGGGCAGAATCTCATCccggacccggagagggcacgcaacccttttccgactgaggaccatggtctctttttggaggtgctgatcttcaaccCAACTGTTTTGCACTCAGctacgaaccgctccagtgagagttgaaggacacggcttgatgaagccaacagcaccacatcatctgcaaaaagcaggaaTGCAATGCTGAAGCCACCAAACTGGACCCCATGAATGCTTTCGCTGTACCTAGAAATTCTCTCCATAAAAATTATAAACAGAATCGGCGATCTTgctggagtccaaccctcactaggAAAGAATTCAACTTACTGGCGGCAATGGGGATCAAACTCTGACACAGGTCGTACAAAGACCGAACAGACATTACCAAGGCGCTCAGTAGCCCATACCCCCGGAGCGCCCTCCAAATCCACATAACACATGTCgactggttgagcgaactcccatgcaccctcgaggaccatgccgaggggtgtagagctggtccactgttcctcgGCTgggacaaaaaccacactgTTCCTCCCGAATCCgaaattcgacttcccgacggaccctcctctccagcacccctgaatagactttactggGGAgggtgattcctctataatagGAACACACAttccggtcccccttctgaaaaagggggaccaccaccctggtttgccaatccagaggcactgtccccgatgtccacgcgatgttgtagaggtgtgtcatcatattaaatacagtatatatcccaCAAATACATCCTGCAAGGTTGACAATAATCAATACGATAATGTATGGAGTTATTGCctttctgttcatttgggggcatggagttacatggccgtcaatggcatggagggTCCCAGCTGAATTTCAGTGAGCTTTAATGGAAAATCTATGGTCAAAAATTAAAGATACCAGTATCGGAGGGGGGGGCGGGGCGATCCGGCACTAAAATGGTgctatcggtatcgacgagtgcCAACAAATAGggtgccgataccatttactggtccagtattataacacttgaccACAGCCTTCTTTCTCCCGACACTCACTACACTATGTGTTTTGTTAtcacacgtgatcactttgcatgccaaccagctatcgctattgacctgctccagactaatgagagagggccaatagccgctcttaaccaatgccggggcatctttttcatatggaggaaaaacaaacaatctaggagaggaaaatgtcggcagtctggaaatatttcagcatATAAACTCAGTCGAGTGCAATGGCTGAATGCAAGATTTGTGACCTGAAAGTTTCaagaggtggagttaaatcggacaGTtttaatacctcgaacctgataaaacatttgaaacatGTGAACGAGCACAAAAAGTTTGAGGCTGcaacagcaggactgctatccagaggaaggaggCTGGACCGGAGAAACAGTCCCTGGTCAGTTCACTgcttctactttacttttattgtcttttaccaaaagaaatgccacagtaatttgagacctgtttcaaaagcCCAAAGCCTTACAGGCGACGAAAAATAAGGGACAAAcattgacttcataatgatattgatgggacatggggccgattaatagggggcctatcgccgtcaaagctgaccaagtggaaacacagacaaagagctttttccgttgaaaattaatgtgaataaatgctgaaatcctgaattcttcatatatatggacgtaaaacagtctcgattttttgttaaaagagcaaagaacctagCAGtactatttattttacgtaaatatgtcgaatgtgctgctagtctttaagccactgtagcgccgccttatcacaaagagcttttaacgctgaaaattcttgtgaataaatgctgaaatccctgaattctttatagatatggacgtaaaacagtcttgattctttgttaaaagagcaaagaaccgggctgttagcatttattttacgtaaatgtgcTGCGGCCACCTTatggaaacaaagagctttttccgttgaaaattcttgtgaataaatgcttaaatccctgaattctttatagatatggacgtaaaacactcaattctttgttaaaagggcaaacaaCCAGGCTGTTAGCAttaattttacctatatatgtcgaatgtgctgctagtctttaagccactgtagcgccgccttatcacaaagagcttttacattgaaaattcttgtgaataaatgctcaaatccctgaattctttatagatatggacgtaaaagtctcgactatttgttaaaagagcaaagaacagggctgttagcatttattttgcgtaaatatgtcgaatgtgctgcaaccgccttatga carries:
- the smpdl3a gene encoding acid sphingomyelinase-like phosphodiesterase 3a, with translation MKAPLACFFLLLCAAGQLKAAPPRRGAEPGNAGRFWHITDLHLDPTYHLAPDPTKVCFSSKGEPTSRAGPFGDFLCDSPYSLIQSAFEHMSTLVQPDDFIIWTGDSPPHVPVDELSTSMVIQVMSNMTQSILKYFPNITVFPAVGNHDYWPQDQMPTSTNDIYKAAARLWKPWLEDDALKTLSQGGFYTQLVGAGLRVISVNSILYYGPDKATANMSDPAGQFEWLEDTLKKADANIEKVMVISHVPVGYLAFLPHVTAIREEHNERLITIYRRYSHVIAGHFYGHTHKDSVMVLLNEGEPVNSLFVSPAVTPIKDVSELYSNNPAVRLYFYDKKDYGILDIWQYFLNLTEANLKQRADWTLEYVMTDAFNLPDLRPLSLIQLGLNMWMSSKVFNTYFAHYTVSYDDRPPCEDVCKKLQLCSLFFLDKTSYSKCLANGFDLASEHL